The Fragaria vesca subsp. vesca linkage group LG2, FraVesHawaii_1.0, whole genome shotgun sequence genome includes a window with the following:
- the LOC101309123 gene encoding pentatricopeptide repeat-containing protein At1g11290-like: MRSRFKLIFSSSYSAYAYASASSSSIKVTNFNQSQAKVHNFLSLLQRFSKTLIWVNSIHAQIITNGLFRDQSLVRNLVGVYCDLGSLVYARQVFDECPHPKTILYNSMIYGYLRKERYNEAHELFRLMGFRNVEVDSYTCNYALKACMRLSDYETGVEVIKRAVDRGVESNGFFGSSMINFLMKFGNVDEARRCFDRMGERDVVCWNSMIGGYVQAAQFSKAFDLFHEMWSCGIRPSAVSMLSMIRVCIDTADFKLAKCVHGSIVGLGMSNEVLVLTSLVDMYSNIGDMRSACWVFETMPKRNLVSWNVMVSGCVQNGMVHESFAFFDRLVASGVRFDSGTMVSLIQGCSQIAALNGGKILHGCSLRRGFELNPILSTAIVDLYSKCGAVKKATFVFDRMKQRNVITWTAMLVGLTQNGHAEEALKLFSQMQKEGVAATSVTLVSLVHSCAHLGSLKKGKGVHAHFIRQGYSFDVVNMTALIDMYAKCGTIEYAERIFNKGSIYRDVILWNSMITSYGIHGHGQQALDMYKKMMEEGFEPNETSVLSLLTACSHSGLLEEGIEFFHSMERNRTIRLIEKHYASFVDLLSRAGRFKEAEALIEQMPFKPGSSVFEALLSGCQAHKNIGLGIKTADKLLCIESMNPSIYVVLSNIYAQARRWDDVSYIRNLMRTRGLRKTPGYSLIEVENQVHTFFAGDNSHPHWAEIYQHLENIRAAVEASGYIPDTSSVLRNVDEPMKIRLLWGHSERLAIAFGLLSTPAGSLIRITKNLRVCVDCHNVTKLVSKMMKRELIVRDANRFHRFVNGKCSCNDYW, encoded by the coding sequence ATGCGTTCTCGCTTCAAGCTCATCTTCTCATCTTCCTACTCGGCTTATGCTTATGCTTCTGCTTCTTCTTCTTCAATCAAAGTTACCAACTTTAACCAATCACAAGCTAAAGTTCACAACTTTTTGTCACTCTTACAAAGATTTTCGAAAACTCTCATCTGGGTCAACTCCATTCATGCCCAGATCATCACCAATGGGTTATTCAGAGACCAAAGTTTGGTCAGAAATCTCGTTGGGGTGTACTGTGATCTGGGTAGTTTGGTTTATGCACGCCAGGTGTTCGATGAATGTCCTCACCCAAAAACCATTCTTTACAATTCTATGATTTATGGGTATTTGAGAAAAGAGAGGTACAATGAGGCCCATGAGCTGTTTAGATTGATGGGTTTTCGTAATGTGGAGGTGGATAGTTATACATGTAACTATGCGCTCAAGGCATGTATGAGGCTTTCGGATTATGAAACGGGTGTGGAGGTTATTAAGAGAGCTGTGGATAGAGGAGTTGAGAGCAATGGGTTCTTTGGGAGTTCAATGATCAACTTCTTGATGAAATTTGGTAATGTAGATGAGGCGCGGAGGTGTTTTGATAGGATGGGGGAAAGAGATGTTGTTTGTTGGAATTCGATGATTGGTGGCTATGTGCAGGCTGCTCAGTTCAGCAAGGCATTTGATTTGTTTCATGAAATGTGGAGTTGCGGCATTAGGCCAAGTGCAGTAAGTATGCTGAGTATGATTCGAGTGTGCATTGATACTGCGGATTTCAAGCTTGCAAAATGTGTTCATGGTAGCATAGTTGGACTGGGAATGAGCAATGAGGTTTTGGTGCTTACCTCGTTGGTTGATATGTATAGTAATATTGGTGACATGCGTAGTGCATGTTGGGTTTTTGAGACCATGCCGAAAAGAAATTTGGTTTCATGGAATGTCATGGTCTCGGGATGTGTTCAAAATGGTATGGTGCATGAATCGTTTGCCTTCTTTGATAGATTAGTTGCAAGTGGTGTTAGGTTTGATTCAGGGACTATGGTGAGCCTAATTCAGGGTTGTTCTCAAATAGCTGCTTTGAATGGTGGAAAAATCCTACACGGTTGTTCATTAAGGAGGGGTTTTGAGTTAAACCCTATTTTATCCACTGCCATTGTTGATCTGTACTCTAAATGTGGTGCAGTAAAGAAAGCAACTTTTGTCTTTGACAGAATGAAACAGAGGAACGTTATTACCTGGACTGCTATGCTTGTGGGACTAACACAAAATGGGCATGCAGAAGAAGCCTTGAAGCTATTCTCTCAGATGCAAAAAGAGGGAGTTGCTGCCACTTCAGTGACACTGGTTAGTTTAGTTCATTCTTGTGCCCATTTGGGCTCTTTGAAGAAAGGAAAGGGTGTTCATGCTCACTTTATTCGGCAGGGCTATTCATTTGACGTAGTTAACATGACAGCCTTGATTGATATGTATGCCAAGTGTGGCACAATAGAGTATGCTGAGCGGATATTTAACAAGGGATCCATTTATAGAGATGTTATCCTATGGAACTCTATGATAACAAGCTATGGTATTCATGGCCATGGACAGCAAGCTCTTGATATGTATAAAAAAATGATGGAGGAGGGATTTGAGCCAAACGAAACCTCCGTTCTTTCTCTTCTAACTGCTTGTAGTCACTCGGGACTTCTTGAAGAAGGGATCGAGTTTTTCCACAGCATGGAGAGAAACCGTACTATTAGGCTGATTGAAAAACACTATGCTAGTTTTGTGGATCTCCTAAGCAGAGCAGGCAGATTTAAAGAAGCCGAGGCTTTGATTGAACAAATGCCTTTTAAACCAGGAAGTTCTGTTTTTGAAGCATTGCTGAGTGGATGTCAAGCTCACAAGAACATTGGACTGGGTATCAAGACGGCAGATAAATTACTTTGTATTGAATCCATGAATCCTAGTATTTATGTTGTGCTATCAAATATTTATGCTCAAGCAAGGAGATGGGATGATGTGAGCTACATTCGAAACCTGATGAGGACAAGAGGGCTAAGGAAAACACCCGGGTATAGCTTGATTGAAGTGGAAAATCAGGTCCACACATTCTTCGCTGGAGACAATTCGCATCCGCATTGGGCAGAGATTTATCAGCATTTAGAGAACATAAGAGCAGCAGTGGAGGCTTCTGGTTATATTCCTGATACAAGCAGTGTTCTTCGCAATGTCGACGAGCCAATGAAGATTAGGCTGCTATGGGGGCACAGCGAGAGACTAGCCATTGCATTTGGGCTCTTAAGTACACCAGCTGGGAGCTTGATTAGGATCACAAAGAATCTAAGAGTGTGTGTTGATTGTCACAATGTGACTAAACTTGTATCAAAGATGATGAAGAGGGAGCTTATTGTGAGAGATGCCAATCGTTTTCATCGCTTTGTGAATGGGAAGTGCTCTTGTAACGATTACTGGTGA